A DNA window from Streptomyces sp. 71268 contains the following coding sequences:
- a CDS encoding type I polyketide synthase → MSQEDKFREHLRWATAELTESRRRVAELEEADREPLAIIGMSCRFPGGVDTPEELWRLVSTGRDAIGVPPTERGWHLEDFYDPDGTRPGTSYVCEGGFLEGATGFDPAFFDISPREALAMDPQQRLLLETAWEAFERAGIVPATLRGSRVGVFAGLMYHDYAARLGDEVDEPVAGFLGSGNAGSVASGRIAYVFGLEGPAVTLDTACSSSLVALHLAAQAVRRGDCAMALAGGVTVMATPTTFVEFSRQGGLARDGRCKSFAASADGTAWGEGAGMLLIERLSEARRAGHPVLAVLRGSSVNQDGASSGLSAPNGPAQQRVIQQALDAAGLSPDLVDAVEAHGTGTTLGDPIEAQALLATYGQNRPDDRPLWLGSLKSNIGHTQAAAGVGGVIKMVQAMRHGVLPPTLHVDEPTPHVDWASGAVRLLTERQQWPETGRPRRAAVSSFGISGTNAHVILEQAPVSATTPEPRPEPREAAPAVAQAVAWPLSARSAKALRAAASRLRAAVDAHPEWTTAAVARSLTTERSMFEHRAVVIGTDRAELLTGLEALADGQEHPSVVTGQGNHSRPVFVFPGQGSQWTGMATDLLNTSEVFRQSIAECEDALAPYVDWSLTDVLTNGQPIERVDVVQPALFAVMVSLARVWQSLGVQPTAVIGHSQGEIPAAVIAGALTLEDGARITALRSQAIHTTLTGGGAMASLTLTPEATQQLPGAWGQELHIAAHNGPHTTVIAGNTTAVEDLLTHCEQHDIHARRINVDYASHSPHVETIREQLLTQLADIKPTTSNIPFYSTTTGEALDTTQLTAQYWYTNLRQPVLLTHATTTALTNGHTTYIEISPHPILTTPLHDITDEHDQPVTITATLRRDHGTWTQLLTHAAHLHTHNTPINWTTLIPTTAPQLDLPTYPFQRQHYWLTAPEAVGDVRSAGLDAAGHPLLGGVLPLAGEGGDAVLVGRVSVRSHPWLADHVVWGTVLVPGAALVELAVRAGDQVGCDVLEELTLATPLVVPDGEAVRLQLTVGAPEEGSGRRPVTIHSRPDAAGADSAWSCHATGFVGTGARQPDWDLAEWPPVGAQPVELDGFYPRLVANGLGYGPAFQGLRALWRRGDTWFAEVRLPDDQSADGFGLHPALLDAALHGAVDPDAPMRLPFSWTGVRLYASGATALRVRLTDDGQGGLTLALADGGGAPVAEIDSLVGRVVTEEQVRAAGTGDLNTALWVDWLEMPPPGGASGSGVPWALVGPDDLALGGPAVGSPLATYPDLTALADSGAVPDTVVVTCAGAEPAEEGVPDAVREAVDRVLGLAQAWLADARFAGRLVVVTRGAVVAGDGEAVRDLVHAPVWGLLRSAQTENPDRFVLADLDEHEASRAAFAGALASGEPQFALRAGRLLVPRLVRDEPGQALEPPAGGGPWRLDTRGKGTLENLALVPYPEAAAPLAPGQVRMAVRAAGVNFRDVLLGLGMVDQDVMGGEAAGVVLEVGSDVTDLAPGDRVMGMVPGSFGPVAVVDRRLLVPLPAHWTYTEGASVPIAFLTAYYGLVELAGLREGESVLIHAATGGVGLAALQLARHLGAEVFTTASPAKWPTLRALGVPAERIASSRSLDFEEHTRAASNGVDVVLNSLANAYVDASLRLLKEGGRFVEMGKTDIRDAARVAVDHPGRSYLWFDLIDAGYERIGRMMGALMPLFATGTLRPLPTATWDVRRGLEAFRFMSQARHIGKVVLTMPPAPAATRDGTVVITGGTGVLGSLVARHLVTHHGIRHLLLLSRRGPHAPDATQLHHQLTQLGATTTITTCDTSNREQLATALATIPPQHPLTGIIHTAGTLHDALLTNLTPQHTHTTLQPKAHTAWHLHQLTQHTPLDFFVLFSSSAAVLGGPGQGNYAAANAFLDALAQHRRDRGLPGVSVAWGLWERESGMTGHLGAADQSRLRRAGTTPLSDAVGLALFEAALDADRAAVVAMGFDPAAARVALGAQRVPPLLRRLVAAPARRVAAAGPDPAAGGARALVDRLASVPEAERGRLLLGLVREQTALVLSYASSGEVGADQAFKQLGVDSLTAVELRNRLSAATGLRLPATLVFDHPTPAALAGRLRAELADALGGPATGAEVGEVDDAEIRRLLATVAPDRLRAAGLLGALLELAEPAPRVDGAAGADPGDLESIDAMDADDLIGLAFGSTDL, encoded by the coding sequence GTGTCACAGGAAGACAAGTTTCGCGAGCATCTGCGCTGGGCCACGGCCGAACTCACCGAGTCGCGGCGTCGGGTGGCCGAGTTGGAGGAAGCCGACCGCGAACCGCTCGCCATCATCGGGATGAGTTGCCGGTTCCCCGGCGGCGTCGACACCCCGGAAGAACTGTGGCGACTGGTGTCCACGGGTCGGGACGCCATCGGCGTACCGCCCACGGAGCGTGGCTGGCACCTGGAGGACTTCTACGATCCGGACGGGACGCGCCCCGGCACCTCGTACGTGTGCGAGGGCGGCTTCCTGGAGGGCGCGACCGGCTTCGACCCGGCGTTCTTCGACATCAGCCCGCGCGAGGCGCTGGCGATGGACCCGCAGCAGCGGCTGCTCCTGGAGACGGCGTGGGAGGCGTTCGAGCGGGCGGGCATCGTCCCGGCGACGCTGCGCGGCTCCCGGGTGGGCGTCTTCGCCGGGCTGATGTACCACGACTACGCCGCGCGGTTGGGCGACGAGGTGGACGAGCCCGTCGCCGGGTTCCTCGGCAGCGGCAACGCGGGCAGCGTCGCCTCGGGCCGGATCGCCTACGTGTTCGGCCTGGAAGGGCCGGCGGTGACGCTGGACACGGCGTGCTCGTCATCGCTGGTCGCACTGCACCTGGCGGCCCAGGCCGTACGGCGCGGCGACTGCGCCATGGCACTGGCGGGCGGGGTCACCGTGATGGCCACACCGACCACCTTCGTGGAGTTCAGCCGCCAGGGTGGTCTGGCCAGGGACGGCCGCTGCAAGTCGTTCGCGGCGTCGGCCGACGGCACGGCTTGGGGCGAGGGCGCGGGCATGCTGTTGATCGAGCGGCTCTCCGAGGCCCGCAGGGCGGGGCACCCGGTGCTCGCCGTACTCCGCGGGTCGTCGGTCAACCAGGACGGCGCGAGCAGCGGCCTCTCCGCACCCAACGGCCCCGCGCAGCAGCGCGTCATCCAGCAGGCGCTGGACGCGGCCGGCCTCTCACCCGACCTGGTCGACGCGGTGGAGGCGCACGGTACGGGCACCACGCTCGGTGACCCGATCGAGGCCCAGGCCCTCCTCGCCACCTACGGCCAGAACCGCCCCGACGACCGACCCCTGTGGCTGGGCTCGCTGAAATCCAACATCGGCCACACCCAGGCCGCCGCCGGCGTCGGCGGCGTCATCAAGATGGTCCAAGCCATGCGCCACGGCGTACTGCCACCCACCCTGCACGTGGACGAGCCCACACCCCACGTCGACTGGGCCTCCGGCGCCGTACGCCTGCTCACCGAGCGACAGCAGTGGCCGGAGACAGGTCGCCCACGCCGAGCCGCCGTCTCCTCCTTCGGCATCAGCGGCACCAACGCCCACGTCATCCTGGAACAGGCTCCCGTGTCCGCTACGACACCGGAGCCGAGGCCGGAACCACGCGAGGCGGCTCCCGCAGTGGCTCAGGCCGTGGCCTGGCCGCTGTCCGCTCGATCCGCCAAGGCACTACGCGCCGCCGCGAGCCGGCTACGAGCCGCCGTGGACGCCCACCCGGAGTGGACGACGGCCGCCGTCGCGCGGTCCCTGACGACCGAGCGCTCGATGTTCGAGCACCGTGCCGTCGTCATCGGCACCGACCGCGCCGAACTCCTCACCGGCCTCGAGGCGCTGGCCGACGGCCAGGAGCACCCGAGCGTGGTGACGGGCCAGGGAAACCACAGCCGACCGGTCTTCGTCTTCCCCGGTCAGGGCTCGCAGTGGACCGGCATGGCCACCGACCTCCTGAACACCTCCGAGGTCTTCCGACAGTCGATAGCCGAGTGCGAGGACGCTCTGGCGCCGTACGTCGACTGGTCGTTGACCGACGTGTTGACCAACGGCCAACCCATCGAACGCGTCGACGTCGTCCAACCCGCGCTGTTCGCCGTGATGGTCTCGCTAGCCCGCGTCTGGCAGTCCCTGGGCGTCCAACCCACCGCCGTCATCGGCCACTCACAAGGCGAGATCCCCGCAGCCGTCATCGCGGGCGCCTTGACCCTTGAGGACGGCGCCCGCATCACCGCGCTCCGCAGCCAAGCCATCCACACCACCCTCACCGGTGGCGGTGCCATGGCCTCCCTCACCCTCACACCCGAAGCAACCCAACAACTCCCCGGAGCTTGGGGACAAGAACTCCACATCGCCGCACACAACGGACCCCACACCACCGTCATCGCCGGCAACACCACCGCAGTCGAAGACCTCCTCACCCACTGCGAACAACACGACATCCACGCCCGACGCATCAACGTCGACTACGCCTCCCACAGCCCCCACGTCGAAACCATCCGCGAACAACTACTCACACAACTCGCCGACATAAAACCCACCACCAGCAACATCCCGTTCTACTCCACCACCACCGGCGAAGCCCTCGACACCACCCAACTCACCGCCCAGTACTGGTACACCAACCTCCGCCAACCCGTACTCCTCACCCACGCCACCACCACCGCCCTCACCAACGGACACACCACCTACATCGAAATCAGCCCCCACCCCATCCTCACCACCCCACTCCACGACATCACCGACGAACACGACCAACCCGTCACCATCACCGCAACCCTCCGCCGCGACCACGGCACCTGGACCCAACTCCTCACCCACGCCGCCCACCTCCACACCCACAACACCCCCATCAACTGGACCACCCTCATCCCCACCACCGCACCACAACTCGACCTCCCCACCTACCCCTTCCAGCGCCAGCACTACTGGCTCACCGCCCCGGAGGCGGTCGGGGACGTGCGGTCGGCTGGGCTGGACGCGGCTGGACATCCGTTGCTGGGGGGTGTGTTGCCGCTGGCGGGTGAGGGCGGTGACGCGGTGCTCGTCGGCAGGGTGTCGGTGCGGTCGCATCCGTGGTTGGCCGACCATGTGGTGTGGGGCACGGTGTTGGTGCCGGGCGCGGCGCTGGTGGAGTTGGCCGTACGGGCGGGCGACCAGGTCGGCTGCGATGTGCTGGAGGAGTTGACGCTCGCGACGCCACTGGTCGTCCCGGACGGGGAGGCCGTTCGGTTGCAGCTCACCGTCGGGGCTCCGGAGGAGGGTTCCGGGCGGCGGCCGGTGACGATCCACTCCCGGCCCGACGCGGCCGGGGCCGACTCCGCGTGGAGCTGTCACGCGACCGGTTTCGTCGGTACGGGTGCCCGGCAGCCGGACTGGGATCTGGCGGAGTGGCCGCCGGTGGGCGCCCAGCCGGTGGAGCTGGACGGGTTCTACCCACGGCTGGTGGCGAACGGTCTTGGCTACGGACCGGCGTTCCAGGGCTTGCGAGCCCTGTGGCGGCGCGGTGACACGTGGTTCGCCGAGGTCAGGCTGCCCGATGACCAGTCGGCGGACGGGTTCGGCCTGCATCCGGCGCTGCTGGACGCCGCGCTGCACGGGGCCGTCGACCCCGACGCTCCGATGCGGTTGCCCTTCTCGTGGACGGGGGTGCGGCTGTACGCGTCCGGGGCGACCGCGCTGCGGGTCAGGCTGACGGATGACGGGCAGGGCGGCCTCACGCTCGCGCTGGCCGACGGCGGCGGGGCTCCGGTGGCCGAGATCGACTCGCTGGTGGGTCGGGTGGTGACCGAGGAGCAGGTGCGGGCGGCGGGCACCGGTGACCTGAACACCGCGCTGTGGGTGGACTGGCTGGAGATGCCCCCGCCGGGTGGCGCGTCGGGGTCCGGCGTGCCCTGGGCCCTGGTCGGCCCGGACGACCTCGCGTTGGGTGGGCCCGCCGTGGGTTCGCCGCTCGCCACGTACCCGGACCTGACCGCGCTGGCGGATTCCGGTGCGGTGCCGGACACCGTTGTGGTGACCTGCGCTGGTGCGGAGCCCGCCGAGGAGGGTGTGCCGGACGCCGTGCGGGAGGCGGTCGACCGGGTGCTCGGGCTCGCCCAGGCGTGGCTGGCCGACGCGCGGTTCGCGGGCAGGTTGGTGGTGGTCACCCGAGGCGCGGTGGTAGCCGGGGACGGCGAGGCCGTACGGGACCTGGTGCACGCGCCGGTGTGGGGGTTGCTGCGGTCGGCGCAGACGGAGAACCCGGACCGGTTCGTACTGGCCGATCTCGACGAGCACGAGGCGTCGCGGGCCGCGTTCGCCGGTGCGCTCGCCTCGGGTGAGCCGCAGTTCGCGTTGCGGGCCGGGCGGCTGTTGGTGCCCCGGCTGGTGCGGGACGAGCCCGGGCAGGCGTTGGAGCCGCCGGCGGGCGGGGGACCCTGGCGGTTGGACACGCGGGGCAAGGGCACGCTGGAGAACCTGGCGCTGGTGCCGTATCCGGAGGCCGCCGCACCACTGGCGCCCGGGCAGGTGCGGATGGCGGTGCGGGCGGCGGGGGTGAACTTCCGGGACGTGCTGCTTGGCCTAGGCATGGTCGATCAGGACGTGATGGGCGGGGAGGCGGCGGGCGTCGTCCTGGAGGTGGGGTCCGACGTCACGGACCTGGCGCCTGGTGACCGGGTGATGGGCATGGTGCCCGGCTCGTTCGGGCCGGTCGCGGTCGTCGACCGGCGGCTGCTCGTACCGTTGCCCGCGCACTGGACGTACACCGAAGGCGCCTCGGTGCCCATCGCGTTCCTCACCGCCTACTACGGCCTGGTGGAGCTGGCCGGGCTGCGGGAGGGCGAGTCCGTCCTGATCCATGCGGCGACCGGTGGCGTGGGGCTGGCCGCCCTGCAACTCGCCCGCCATCTCGGCGCCGAGGTGTTCACGACGGCGAGCCCCGCCAAGTGGCCGACGCTGCGGGCGTTGGGTGTGCCGGCCGAGCGGATCGCGTCCTCGCGGTCGCTGGACTTCGAGGAGCACACGCGCGCCGCGTCCAACGGGGTGGACGTGGTGCTGAACTCGCTGGCCAACGCGTACGTGGACGCCTCGCTGCGGCTGCTGAAGGAGGGCGGCCGGTTCGTGGAGATGGGCAAGACCGACATCCGCGACGCCGCGCGGGTGGCGGTGGACCATCCCGGTAGGTCGTATCTGTGGTTCGACCTGATCGACGCCGGTTACGAGCGGATCGGTCGGATGATGGGCGCGCTGATGCCGCTGTTCGCAACGGGCACCCTCCGTCCGCTGCCCACCGCCACCTGGGACGTGCGGCGCGGGTTGGAGGCGTTCCGCTTCATGAGTCAGGCCCGGCACATCGGCAAGGTGGTGCTGACCATGCCTCCCGCGCCCGCCGCGACGCGGGACGGAACGGTGGTGATCACCGGTGGTACCGGGGTCCTCGGCAGCCTCGTCGCCCGCCACCTCGTCACCCACCACGGCATACGCCACCTCCTCCTCCTCTCCCGCCGCGGACCCCACGCACCCGACGCCACCCAACTCCACCACCAACTCACCCAACTCGGCGCCACCACCACCATCACCACCTGCGACACCAGCAACCGCGAGCAACTCGCCACCGCACTCGCCACCATCCCACCCCAACACCCCCTCACCGGCATCATCCACACCGCCGGCACACTCCACGACGCCCTCCTCACCAACCTCACCCCCCAACACACCCACACCACCCTCCAACCCAAAGCCCACACCGCCTGGCACCTCCACCAACTCACCCAACACACCCCCCTCGACTTCTTCGTCCTCTTCTCCTCGTCCGCCGCTGTGCTGGGCGGTCCCGGGCAGGGCAACTACGCGGCGGCCAACGCCTTCCTGGACGCGCTCGCGCAACACCGGCGTGACCGGGGTCTGCCGGGTGTCTCGGTGGCGTGGGGGCTGTGGGAGCGGGAGAGCGGGATGACGGGGCATCTGGGCGCGGCCGACCAGTCCCGGCTGCGCCGGGCCGGGACGACACCGCTCTCCGACGCCGTGGGCCTCGCCCTCTTCGAAGCGGCGCTCGACGCCGACCGGGCCGCGGTGGTGGCGATGGGGTTCGATCCCGCCGCGGCGCGCGTGGCGCTCGGGGCGCAGCGGGTGCCGCCGCTGCTGCGGCGGTTGGTGGCGGCTCCGGCGCGGCGGGTGGCCGCCGCCGGTCCTGACCCGGCGGCCGGTGGCGCGCGGGCGCTGGTGGACCGGCTGGCCTCGGTGCCCGAGGCCGAGCGCGGCCGGTTGCTGCTCGGGTTGGTCCGGGAGCAGACCGCGCTCGTGCTGAGTTACGCGTCGAGCGGGGAGGTCGGTGCCGACCAGGCGTTCAAGCAGTTGGGCGTGGACTCGTTGACCGCGGTCGAGTTGCGCAACCGGCTGAGCGCGGCCACGGGCCTGCGGCTGCCCGCCACGTTGGTCTTCGACCATCCCACGCCGGCCGCGTTGGCCGGGCGGTTGCGTGCGGAGCTGGCCGATGCGCTGGGCGGTCCGGCCACGGGGGCCGAGGTCGGCGAGGTGGACGACGCGGAGATCCGTCGGCTGTTGGCTACGGTCGCCCCGGACCGGCTCCGCGCGGCCGGGTTGCTCGGCGCCCTGTTGGAGCTGGCCGAGCCCGCGCCCCGGGTCGACGGGGCGGCCGGCGCGGACCCGGGTGACCTGGAGTCGATCGACGCGATGGACGCGGACGACCTGATCGGCCTGGCCTTCGGCAGTACCGACCTCTGA